AGCAGCTAAAAGACATCACCGTACTAAACGCTCTGAAGCTGAAATTGCTGCTGCTTTAAATGGTGATTATCGCAGTGAGCATATTTTTGTACTTCAACAGGAGCTACGACTTTACGATGTCTATCACGCTCAGATAGCAGCTTGCGACCGACAAATACAAGAGTGCTTGGCTGAATTTAGCGACAAAGTTAATCTCGACGAATCTCCGCTTTCGCAACCAAAGCATCCCCGCAATAAACCTCAAGGCAATGAACCCGCTTTTGATTTACGTACCCATCTCTACCGAATTAGTGGCGTGGATTTCACTGCTATTGATGGTCTTGGTATCCTGACGGTGCAAACCATTATTTCTGAAGTCGGTTTAGATCCTACCCGATTCCCAACTGTTAAACACTTTACTTCCTGGCTTGGTCTTTGCCCTTGCAATCGCATCACTGGTGGTAAAGTTAAACGTTCTCAAACTCGCTTGGTTGTTAACCCTGCTACCAACGCTTTCCGAATGGCGGCACAAACTGCTGGCAAGAGCAATTCAGCTTTAGGTGCCTTTTATCGTCGCTTACGTTCTCGCCTTGGTACGCCCAAAGCTATTACTGCTACTGCTCATAAGCTGGCACGAATTTTCTACCGACTTTGGACAACAGGAGGTAATTATCAAGATCCTGGCATGGATTATTATGAACAACGTTACCAAGAACGAGTTATTAACAACCTCCAAAAAAAGGCTCTAGCTTTAGGTTTTGAACTCATTCCTCAGCCCGAAGCAAATACGGTTTCTTAGGAGAGCTATAAAGACAGCCAACTCATCCCCTTATTCTTCTGCCGAGACCCAATTGCCAAATCTAAGCC
This window of the Chroococcidiopsis sp. CCMEE 29 genome carries:
- a CDS encoding IS110 family transposase; this translates as MKTPKSKTRFHQPNTNETSELRQINPNAAGIDIGSEFHWVSVPKDRASECVRRFGCYTADLYALADWLAECRVETVAMESTGVYWIALFQILETRGFEVKLVNAHHVKTLPGRKTDILDCQWLQQLHSYGLLSGSFRPEDQICVLRSYIRHRDSLIKSACVHVQRMQKVLTQMNVQLHKVVSDITGTTGMTIIRAIVAGERNPQILAAKRHHRTKRSEAEIAAALNGDYRSEHIFVLQQELRLYDVYHAQIAACDRQIQECLAEFSDKVNLDESPLSQPKHPRNKPQGNEPAFDLRTHLYRISGVDFTAIDGLGILTVQTIISEVGLDPTRFPTVKHFTSWLGLCPCNRITGGKVKRSQTRLVVNPATNAFRMAAQTAGKSNSALGAFYRRLRSRLGTPKAITATAHKLARIFYRLWTTGGNYQDPGMDYYEQRYQERVINNLQKKALALGFELIPQPEANTVS